The stretch of DNA CGCATCACGTCGTAGGAGACGTTGAGCAGGGTCGGTGCGGCTTGAGCCACGCTGCCAAAGGCAAGACCGGCGGCGAGAAGTGAGGCGCCAAAGAGTTTTTTCACTGCGCATTCCTTGTTGTGTCGGTGATGGCGGTAGGGGGTGATACCGTTTTGCCAGCGACTATAGCCGGGCGCGCATAGTCGCTTAAAGATTAAAAAGCTCTGTGCTTATTCCATTTTCCTGAACAGGGCGTTGCCGCAACGGGAGCAGAACGACGCTTCGTGTTCATGGCTGTTTTTCGAACACACCGGGCACTCATGTTGCAACTGACCGCCACGCATGGCGGTGGCCAGTTCGGCGGTGAAAATCCCGGTCGGTACGGCGATGATCGAGTAACCGGTGACCATCACCAGCGACGAAATGATCTGGCCCAGAACAGTCTTGGGCACGATGTCGCCATAGCCCACCGTGGTCAGCGTAACGATAGCCCAATAGATGCCCTTGGGAATGCTGGTGAAGCCATGTTCCGGCCCTTCGACCACGTACATCAAGGTGCCGAACACCATCACCAGCGTGCAGACGCTGAGCAGGAACACGAGGATCTTCTGCTTGCTGCCGCGCAGGGCGTCCAGCAGGTAATGCGCCTGTTTCAGGTACGGCCCGAGCTTGAGTACCCGGAAGATCCGCAGCATGCGGATGATCCGGATGATCAGCAGGTAC from Pseudomonas sp. P8_229 encodes:
- a CDS encoding ion transporter: MNSNDTWRNRLYVIIFQTDTVAGRRFDSTLLLIILASLVVVILDSIDEVHQNYANVLAYIEWGFTVIFLGEYILRLYCSPKPLRYAFSFYGLVDLLAIVPGILALYYSDAQYLLIIRIIRMLRIFRVLKLGPYLKQAHYLLDALRGSKQKILVFLLSVCTLVMVFGTLMYVVEGPEHGFTSIPKGIYWAIVTLTTVGYGDIVPKTVLGQIISSLVMVTGYSIIAVPTGIFTAELATAMRGGQLQHECPVCSKNSHEHEASFCSRCGNALFRKME